The following are from one region of the Neorhodopirellula lusitana genome:
- a CDS encoding PSD1 and planctomycete cytochrome C domain-containing protein translates to MRSASVVACFFVTHFGLAQIVALPNVQAAGGEAVSDAGEHDGFYSTKVKPILAEHCFECHGDDPEDLSGGLALTSREAIRRGGDSGIAINGDQLDESILLKAINYDTYEMPPEGKLASDQIAVLTKWVVLGVPIPVSEEIEISAEQHSSVPQVNEKTKKWWSFQPVRRPNLPSVSDDRWPQNGIDAFVLSGLDSVGLKPAPPASKSQLLRRISYDLTGLPPTPEKIEAFVQSDDPDAYHKVVEELLQSPHYGEKWGRHWLDLVRYAETNSFERDDAKPFVWRYRDYVIRSFNEDKPYDQFLIEQLAGDELPNPSVDNLIATGYYRLGSWDDEPADSVQAKFDELDDILGVTCKTILGLTVDCARCHDHKIDPVPQADYYSMLSFFENIRRYGVRSGESVEDASIRSVPGGEIDEEESRLYQEKLAKVQRQIDTIESIVKADFAPVEHEEYTHPTNRLRLVKQRVGTLLSQKQFDQYKRATKAATQLQARPPGEIRILSVKEAGSTAEASFIRVRGNANIPGKEVQPSFVSVLSPPDPEITVPEHGESTGRRMALARWMASTDNPLTARVMVNRLWQYHFGRGIVRSSSDFGFQGDSPTHPELLDWLAAEFVSSGWSMKAMHRLILHSSTYQMSGQYSQAAYDVDPANDRLWRFDLKRLTAEEIRDSILAVNHQLNLEKMFGPSFFPIQPKEVLAGQSQPGKGWGDSSAEERRRRSVYIHVKRSLPVPILSTNDSADTDNTCAVRFITTQPTQALGMMNSEFTNEQAWLLADSVIEESAELEGQVVEVLSRVMQREPSPKEIENGVKFVEELQAEDSMSSLQALRTFCLLALNLNEFVYIE, encoded by the coding sequence ATGCGTTCCGCGTCGGTCGTCGCGTGTTTCTTTGTCACGCATTTCGGCCTCGCACAAATCGTTGCGTTGCCAAATGTGCAAGCGGCGGGTGGTGAGGCTGTCAGTGACGCCGGGGAGCACGACGGTTTTTATTCGACCAAAGTGAAGCCGATCCTTGCGGAGCACTGCTTTGAATGTCACGGTGATGATCCCGAGGACTTGAGTGGAGGTCTTGCCTTGACGTCACGCGAAGCGATTCGTCGTGGCGGCGATTCCGGGATTGCGATCAACGGAGATCAGCTGGACGAAAGCATTCTGTTGAAGGCAATCAACTACGACACCTACGAGATGCCACCGGAAGGGAAGCTGGCTTCGGATCAGATCGCGGTGTTGACCAAATGGGTGGTGCTCGGTGTGCCCATTCCTGTCTCGGAGGAGATTGAAATTTCGGCCGAACAGCATTCCTCCGTTCCACAGGTCAACGAGAAAACGAAGAAGTGGTGGTCATTCCAGCCGGTTCGCCGGCCCAACCTCCCGAGTGTTTCGGATGATCGATGGCCACAAAACGGGATTGATGCGTTTGTCCTGTCTGGTCTTGACTCAGTTGGTTTGAAGCCAGCTCCGCCTGCATCGAAATCACAGTTGTTACGCCGTATTAGCTACGACTTGACCGGCTTACCGCCCACGCCGGAAAAGATCGAAGCGTTCGTGCAAAGTGATGATCCCGACGCCTATCACAAGGTTGTTGAAGAGCTGCTTCAGTCACCTCACTACGGTGAAAAATGGGGACGGCATTGGTTGGATTTAGTTCGGTATGCTGAAACCAACAGCTTTGAACGCGATGACGCGAAGCCGTTCGTATGGCGATATCGCGACTATGTCATTCGCTCTTTCAATGAAGACAAACCGTACGACCAGTTCTTGATTGAGCAACTGGCGGGCGATGAGCTTCCGAACCCGTCGGTCGATAATCTGATTGCGACTGGCTACTACCGTTTGGGATCTTGGGATGATGAACCCGCGGACAGCGTGCAGGCCAAGTTCGATGAACTGGACGACATCCTCGGAGTGACCTGCAAGACCATTCTTGGTTTGACGGTCGACTGCGCCCGTTGCCACGATCACAAGATCGATCCAGTCCCGCAGGCTGATTACTACAGCATGCTTTCATTCTTCGAAAACATTCGCCGTTATGGAGTGCGTAGCGGTGAGTCTGTCGAAGACGCATCGATCAGGAGTGTTCCCGGTGGTGAAATTGATGAAGAAGAGAGTCGTCTATATCAAGAGAAGTTAGCCAAGGTTCAGCGGCAGATCGATACGATCGAGTCGATTGTGAAGGCTGACTTCGCGCCGGTGGAGCACGAAGAGTACACGCATCCAACGAACCGATTGCGGTTGGTGAAGCAGCGGGTCGGGACGCTGCTGAGCCAAAAACAATTTGACCAATACAAGCGGGCGACCAAGGCAGCAACGCAATTGCAAGCGAGGCCCCCAGGGGAGATTCGCATCTTGTCGGTCAAGGAAGCTGGCTCGACGGCTGAAGCGAGCTTCATTCGAGTACGCGGCAACGCCAACATCCCGGGAAAGGAAGTTCAGCCCAGCTTTGTTTCGGTGCTTTCACCTCCGGATCCGGAGATTACGGTTCCCGAGCACGGTGAATCCACGGGACGGCGGATGGCGTTGGCGAGATGGATGGCCAGTACCGACAACCCGTTGACCGCTCGCGTGATGGTTAACCGGTTATGGCAATATCATTTTGGTCGCGGGATCGTGCGTAGTTCCAGCGACTTTGGTTTTCAGGGAGATTCGCCCACGCATCCGGAATTACTCGACTGGTTGGCCGCGGAGTTCGTGTCGAGTGGTTGGAGCATGAAGGCGATGCATCGTTTGATTTTGCATTCAAGCACCTACCAAATGTCGGGGCAATATAGCCAAGCGGCATATGACGTTGACCCGGCAAATGACCGGTTGTGGCGTTTTGACCTGAAACGTTTGACGGCGGAAGAGATTCGCGATTCCATCTTGGCTGTGAACCACCAGCTGAATTTGGAGAAGATGTTTGGTCCGAGTTTCTTTCCCATTCAGCCCAAAGAAGTTTTGGCGGGGCAATCTCAACCGGGCAAGGGTTGGGGAGATTCTTCGGCGGAAGAACGCCGACGCCGTAGCGTTTACATTCACGTGAAGCGATCACTGCCGGTTCCGATTTTGTCAACGAATGATTCTGCAGACACCGACAACACGTGCGCGGTTCGCTTCATCACAACCCAGCCCACGCAGGCGTTGGGGATGATGAACAGTGAATTCACCAACGAACAGGCGTGGTTGCTTGCCGATTCGGTGATCGAGGAATCGGCTGAGCTTGAGGGGCAAGTGGTCGAGGTCCTTTCCCGAGTGATGCAGCGAGAACCGAGTCCCAAAGAGATCGAAAACGGCGTCAAGTTTGTCGAGGAACTGCAGGCCGAGGATTCGATGTCGTCGCTGCAAGCCCTTCGAACCTTTTGCCTATTGGCTCTGAATCTAAACGAATTCGTATACATCGAGTAA
- a CDS encoding solute:sodium symporter family transporter codes for MDLILTIGSFLFFTGLVAVLTWWFTRNDDHSSMGGYFLGGRTLTFPLIAGSLLLTNLSTEQMVGLNGAAFTDGLCVMVWEVVCVVALVFMAWFFLPKFLRSGVSTVPQYLEIRFDHQTQVITNIIFLMAYVGILLPIVLYTGATGLIGILDIPSMLGSLPETLGLPPHSVALWMIVWLVGIVGSIYALFGGLRTVAVSDTLNGIGLLVGGILIAYFALSHLGGDGGVVAGTKTLIEDQQGRFNSIGGPESSVPFGTVFTGVFLLFLFYWTTNQQIIQRTFGASSLAEGQKGVLLTGALKLLGPLYLVIPGMIAYSLFAGQDIDKDHAYGMLVNAVLPAPLTGFFAAAMIGAILSSFNSALNSSCTLFSVGLYKNVLKKEASEEQVVRSGKVFGWIIAIAAMIIAPLLDHPVIKERGIYDYLQKMNGIYFIPIFAVVLVGMLTRRVPAIAAKIGLVVGFSVIAIGYFVSPFDKIVASLHEFHFLGIVFSWLLVLMLVIGELHPRETEFIQEDVGAVDMTPWRYVKPVGMVLILIVFAIYAAFADFSVLTSQE; via the coding sequence ATGGACCTCATTCTGACGATCGGATCGTTCCTGTTCTTCACTGGCTTGGTCGCGGTGCTGACGTGGTGGTTCACCCGGAACGATGACCACTCCAGCATGGGTGGCTACTTCCTGGGCGGACGCACGCTCACGTTTCCGCTGATCGCCGGATCGCTGTTATTGACGAACCTATCCACCGAGCAAATGGTCGGGCTGAACGGTGCTGCATTCACCGACGGACTTTGCGTGATGGTGTGGGAAGTGGTGTGCGTGGTGGCACTCGTCTTCATGGCTTGGTTCTTCCTACCCAAGTTTCTGCGCAGCGGCGTCTCCACCGTTCCACAGTATCTGGAGATCCGATTCGACCATCAAACGCAAGTGATCACGAACATCATTTTCTTGATGGCCTATGTTGGCATCCTTTTGCCAATCGTTCTGTACACCGGCGCGACCGGCTTGATTGGAATCCTCGACATTCCATCGATGTTGGGCAGTTTGCCCGAAACACTCGGACTCCCTCCACACTCCGTTGCGTTGTGGATGATCGTTTGGCTGGTTGGGATTGTCGGATCGATCTACGCACTTTTTGGTGGACTGCGAACCGTCGCCGTGTCCGACACGCTCAACGGCATCGGGCTGCTGGTGGGCGGAATCTTGATTGCCTACTTTGCGTTATCGCATTTGGGCGGCGACGGTGGTGTTGTCGCGGGCACTAAGACGCTTATCGAAGACCAACAAGGGCGTTTCAACTCAATTGGCGGCCCCGAAAGTTCAGTCCCGTTCGGAACGGTGTTCACCGGTGTCTTCTTGCTGTTCCTGTTCTACTGGACCACCAACCAACAAATCATCCAGCGGACGTTTGGGGCAAGCAGTCTTGCCGAGGGACAAAAGGGAGTCCTGCTGACCGGAGCGCTGAAGCTACTGGGACCGCTCTACCTGGTGATTCCGGGAATGATCGCTTACTCCTTGTTCGCCGGTCAAGACATCGACAAAGACCACGCCTATGGGATGCTTGTTAACGCCGTGCTTCCGGCGCCACTGACCGGATTTTTCGCCGCCGCGATGATTGGTGCGATTTTGTCGAGCTTCAATTCGGCGTTGAATAGTTCGTGCACTCTGTTCAGCGTTGGCCTGTACAAGAACGTGCTGAAGAAAGAAGCGTCGGAAGAACAAGTTGTCCGATCCGGGAAGGTCTTTGGCTGGATCATCGCAATCGCAGCCATGATCATCGCACCACTTCTGGATCACCCCGTGATTAAAGAGCGGGGCATCTACGACTACCTGCAGAAAATGAACGGCATCTACTTCATCCCGATCTTCGCGGTCGTGTTGGTCGGCATGCTGACAAGACGAGTTCCAGCCATCGCGGCCAAAATCGGACTTGTCGTCGGATTTTCCGTCATCGCAATTGGCTACTTTGTTTCGCCATTCGATAAGATCGTCGCATCACTACACGAGTTCCACTTTCTGGGGATTGTCTTCAGTTGGCTACTTGTCTTGATGCTTGTCATCGGCGAATTGCATCCACGCGAAACGGAGTTCATCCAGGAAGATGTCGGTGCCGTTGACATGACGCCTTGGCGCTACGTGAAACCGGTGGGCATGGTGCTGATTTTGATCGTTTTCGCCATCTACGCCGCCTTCGCTGATTTCTCCGTCCTGACCAGCCAAGAATAG
- a CDS encoding zinc-dependent alcohol dehydrogenase family protein, whose product MKAMLINAYGEDATFEASDVAKPEVKAGHVLVKIAASSVNTVDTMIRSMGNDLPMSPKLPAILGMDFAGTVEAVGDGVKEYAVGDEVYGCAGGLADLPGTLAEYIVADSNLIAHKAKNLSLREAAALPLVAITAYEGLTRAGMQQGQKVLVHGGSGGVGHVALQLAKHWGAEVFSTGGGEKQLAMIERLGATGINYKTETVEQYVAKHTGGAGFDVVFDSVGGANLTNSFEAAALNAQVATTVSMCELDLTPVHFKGLSLHVVFMLIPMLHNFRREQHRQILRDLTQICESGGLKPVLDEEPFSLEQVGQAYARLQSGKAMGKVVVEN is encoded by the coding sequence ATGAAAGCGATGCTTATCAACGCCTATGGCGAAGACGCGACCTTTGAAGCTTCGGATGTGGCAAAACCAGAAGTGAAGGCTGGTCACGTGTTGGTGAAGATCGCCGCTTCCAGTGTGAACACCGTCGACACGATGATTCGCAGCATGGGAAACGATCTACCGATGTCGCCGAAACTTCCAGCCATTCTCGGGATGGACTTCGCCGGAACGGTTGAAGCAGTCGGCGATGGCGTGAAGGAGTATGCAGTCGGCGATGAAGTCTATGGATGCGCGGGTGGTTTGGCTGACTTGCCTGGCACGCTCGCCGAATACATTGTGGCTGACAGCAACTTGATTGCCCACAAGGCGAAGAACCTTTCGTTGCGAGAAGCCGCTGCATTGCCGCTGGTCGCGATCACGGCCTACGAAGGCTTGACTCGGGCGGGAATGCAACAGGGCCAGAAAGTTCTCGTGCATGGTGGCTCCGGCGGAGTTGGCCACGTCGCACTGCAACTTGCTAAACACTGGGGTGCTGAAGTCTTCTCCACCGGCGGCGGCGAGAAACAACTGGCAATGATCGAACGACTGGGCGCAACCGGGATCAACTACAAAACCGAAACGGTAGAGCAGTACGTTGCCAAGCACACGGGCGGTGCAGGGTTTGATGTGGTGTTCGATTCGGTCGGCGGTGCCAACCTGACAAACTCGTTTGAAGCCGCTGCACTGAACGCTCAAGTTGCCACAACGGTGTCGATGTGCGAATTGGATTTGACTCCAGTTCACTTTAAGGGGCTATCGTTGCACGTCGTCTTCATGCTGATTCCGATGCTGCACAACTTTAGACGAGAACAACACAGACAAATCCTGCGGGATCTCACTCAGATTTGCGAATCCGGCGGTCTCAAGCCAGTGCTGGATGAGGAACCGTTTTCGCTTGAACAAGTCGGACAAGCCTACGCTCGCTTACAAAGCGGAAAAGCAATGGGCAAAGTGGTCGTGGAAAATTAG
- a CDS encoding LLM class oxidoreductase, producing the protein MTLTTNEATKAFQPINRGYDAAFRVNRLSVGLVVPIENYATSSIPKMDKHIERVQLAEALGFSSVWLRDVPFNVPSFGDAGQTYDPFVYLGLLAGLTREIALGVASIILPLRHPAHVAKAAATADVLSGGRLILGVASGDRPDEYPALNISFADRGERFRESFDYIRRMSDQRPSFESVFGSPGREVDMLPKPVSGKLPMLITGGSQQNPDWLAKHGDGWMLYPREVTAQAQVIRDWRSRVQDTGRPIQPAMEPLYIDLADNPNTPAQPIHLGFRLGTNHLRDYLKAREEIGVNHVALNLRFNQADVETTMKRLADQLFPDFN; encoded by the coding sequence ATGACGTTAACAACCAACGAGGCAACCAAAGCGTTTCAGCCCATCAATCGGGGCTACGACGCCGCGTTCCGCGTGAACCGGTTGAGCGTTGGTTTGGTCGTGCCGATTGAAAACTACGCGACGAGTTCCATCCCCAAGATGGATAAACACATCGAACGCGTGCAACTCGCCGAAGCCCTCGGGTTTTCATCGGTCTGGCTGCGCGATGTTCCTTTCAATGTTCCGTCCTTCGGTGACGCGGGACAAACCTATGATCCGTTCGTCTATCTCGGACTGCTCGCCGGACTGACCCGAGAAATCGCTCTTGGCGTCGCCAGCATTATCCTACCGCTACGGCATCCGGCGCACGTTGCCAAAGCAGCTGCCACGGCAGATGTGCTTTCGGGTGGGCGTTTGATCCTTGGCGTTGCTTCGGGAGACCGTCCCGATGAATACCCAGCACTGAACATCTCTTTCGCGGATCGAGGGGAGCGATTCCGCGAAAGTTTTGACTACATCAGGCGGATGAGCGATCAGCGACCAAGCTTCGAAAGCGTCTTCGGCAGTCCCGGACGTGAGGTGGACATGCTTCCCAAACCGGTGTCAGGCAAGTTGCCAATGTTGATCACAGGCGGAAGTCAACAGAATCCCGATTGGCTTGCCAAGCATGGTGACGGTTGGATGCTGTACCCGCGTGAAGTCACCGCACAGGCACAGGTGATTCGTGATTGGCGAAGCCGAGTCCAAGACACTGGTCGTCCGATCCAACCAGCGATGGAGCCTCTGTATATCGATCTTGCGGACAACCCGAATACGCCAGCACAGCCAATTCACCTGGGATTTCGCCTCGGCACGAATCACCTTCGAGATTATTTGAAGGCACGTGAAGAAATTGGCGTCAACCACGTCGCACTGAATCTGCGTTTCAATCAAGCCGACGTCGAAACCACGATGAAACGCTTAGCCGATCAACTTTTCCCCGACTTCAACTAA
- a CDS encoding SDR family NAD(P)-dependent oxidoreductase translates to MAKRILLTGATDGIGLATAKTLVSLGHHVMLHGRSNEKLERVKQALSAMSADATVESYVADLSDMSDVESFAKAVAHTHERLDVLINNAGVFVAANPVTSDGIDLRFAVNTIAPYLLTQRLLPLLGKSGRVINLSSAAQAPVEMDAFRGDRRLADGEAYAQSKLALTMWSRSLATTLGEHGPAIIAVNPGSFLGSKMVKEAYGAAGKDLNIGAEILTRAALDDDFASASGKYFDNDSGQFASPHPDAIDPIKTTNIVKAIEAFFAKL, encoded by the coding sequence ATGGCAAAACGAATTCTATTGACAGGTGCGACTGATGGCATTGGGCTGGCGACCGCAAAGACGCTGGTCTCGCTCGGTCACCATGTCATGCTGCATGGACGAAGCAACGAAAAGCTCGAGAGAGTGAAACAGGCGTTGAGTGCTATGTCGGCGGACGCCACGGTTGAAAGTTACGTTGCTGACCTCTCGGACATGTCGGATGTTGAGTCGTTCGCCAAGGCAGTTGCGCATACACACGAACGCCTTGACGTACTCATTAACAATGCGGGCGTATTTGTCGCTGCCAATCCCGTGACTTCGGATGGGATCGACTTGCGATTCGCAGTCAACACGATCGCTCCTTACTTGTTAACCCAGCGGCTTCTTCCTCTCTTGGGAAAATCGGGAAGAGTCATCAACTTGTCATCCGCCGCGCAGGCTCCAGTTGAGATGGACGCCTTCCGTGGCGACCGACGCTTAGCGGATGGCGAAGCTTACGCTCAAAGCAAGCTCGCTCTAACGATGTGGTCTCGTAGCCTAGCGACCACACTCGGCGAACACGGGCCAGCTATCATCGCAGTCAACCCGGGATCATTCCTGGGCAGCAAGATGGTGAAAGAAGCGTATGGTGCTGCTGGCAAGGACCTGAACATTGGTGCTGAGATCTTGACCCGCGCCGCCCTCGACGACGATTTCGCATCCGCATCGGGGAAGTACTTTGACAACGATTCAGGGCAGTTTGCGTCGCCGCATCCCGACGCAATCGATCCGATCAAAACGACGAACATTGTGAAGGCGATCGAAGCCTTTTTTGCTAAACTGTAG